In one window of Coleofasciculaceae cyanobacterium DNA:
- a CDS encoding hybrid fatty acyl-AMP ligase/type I polyketide synthase has protein sequence MSKQITLIDRLQEQASIQPSKRAFTFLADGETEIDNLTYQQLNEKAKAIAFILQNRNAKGQRALLLYQPGLDFITAFLGCLYAGVVAVPVYPPRSNRSIERLLAIVADAEANFALTTKSIQEQVASKFASHNATEKVAFLATDTFELSLATGWQYSAISSDSLAFLQYTSGSTGKPKGVMVSHGNLIANTKTIQRCFGNEREHTLVSWLPPYHDMGLIGSIIQPVFVGSSMYLMAPVTFLQRPYRWLEAISRYGAQTNGGPNFAYDLCVERVTPEQKATLNLSCWELAFSGAEPIRAETIERFSEYFRDCGFERRAFYPCYGMAESTLMITGSTRGNEPITASFDIKELEENRAVVSSNQDSITLVSSGNNTPGQSIAIVNPQTLNQYSEGKVGEIWAKSDSVAQGYWNRPDLSVHSFDAVLTDTQEAGWLRTGDLGFLQDGELFVTGRLKDLIIIRGRNYYPQDLELTVDNAHEAISGGNTAAFAVEVAGEEQLVITPEIKRTSLRKLNVEEVTKAIKSAIAQEHELQTHAIVLLKTGSIPKTSSGKIQRHACKAGYLAGSLNGVGEYKSKVTSRSEIFVQPESNQKQNQIQDWLIENLAQRLGVPTSEIEIDEPFASLGLNSVAAVSLSADLEDWLKIKLSPTVVYDYPNIVELAAYLSQSPVNSQQSPVNSQQLTVNSNQTEIAIIGIGCRFPGANNPEQFWQLLQEGKDAITKSDRWEGASWGGFIDDVDQFDPQFFGITPREAQSIDPQQRLLLEVSWSALEDAAITTQKLTSSNTGVFIGISSSDYSQLRFHYGVDVDAYLGTGNAHSIAANRLSYLLDLKGPSLAVDTACSSSLVALHLASQSLKTGECNLAIAGGVNLILTPELTQTFSIAGMMAEDGRCKTFDADADGYVRGEGCGVVILKRLADARRDGDRILAVIKGSAINQDGRSNGLTAPNGLSQQEVIRQALANANVAATEISYIESHGTGTSLGDPIEVNSLKAVLGQAEHFCYLGSLKTNIGHLEAAAGIAGLIKTVLCLQNKAIPPNLHFKQLNPLIDLSDTKITVPQQLQPWHSEIRYAGVSSFGFGGTNAHVILEDGETAIQGSEREILLERPFELLTLSAKTEPALKDLVLSYQDYLASNPEATLADICYTANVGRTHFNHRLAIAVNSKAQLQQKLASLSASQSEKGIVYGDAKNNHQIAFLFTGQGSQYVNMGAQLYKTQPVFKQAIDRCAQILNSYLDQPLLDVLYPDASSFILHPSSLLDETVYTQPAIFALEYAVAQMWLNWGVKPAALIGHSVGEYVAATLAGVFSLADALKLVATRGKLMQSLSQAGDMFAVFVDEATVKSTIEPFGDHIAIAAINTPQSIVISGEKTTVQEVVSKFESQGIKSKQLKVSHAFHSPLMNPILAEFRAVAESVEYLAPQVKLISNVTGNIATAEIATADYWVNHVVAPVRFADGMQTLQQECNIFLEIGSKPILIGMGRSTLATDSKVNPDHLWLPSLRPKKKDWQQVLQSLGSLYVRGIAVDWQNVAQGNSSQKIALPTYSFQRQSYWLTKAANTNSKVEVYLPSGNQSESQPPDFYQIEWQVYPPELSVELQSDYSWLIFADDRGLGKQLAAKLTQQQQHCTVISDRHLDSANLTQILSKHHSLDKIIYLTSLDNPQAETITAINNYQQQHCTNILNLIQALSANSLNAPIWLATRGNQIEQNLGSDVIASSCLWGLANAIALEHPEYWGGILDLASKPTGNEADRVLEVIAADSKEDRVAIRPEKLYVPRLQKASGINSNKTLKLNPDGSYLITGGLGSLGLQVARWLAQKGAKHLLLLGRNQPSEHAQQAIDKLEQQGVVVEPILVDITDYEALKKIVFSSPIKGIIHAAGILDDGLLQRQTWARFNRVIAPKVTGAWNLHCLTKDIELDFMVLFSSAVAMIGSPGQGNYSIANTGLDAIARYRRSLNLPALSINWGAWGDSGMAVKQGFNVKGVELIQPEAGLFALEQLLTSESTQVGVIRADWQQLSQKLTYLQKSNYFSQLVTQPKDKTETRIYQELLATSIEKRPEYLTQYLQKAIAEILQIQPDNLSLDDSLLDLGMDSLMVMEAINQLKTDLQLILYPREFYERPRIDNLAAYLATEFAKAHEQTVKSTKKASHAPKINLLTDKLPPAAFILSSPRSGSTLLRVMLAGHPSLSSPPELHLLPFDTMAERKQELGVSQLGEGLKRAFMSLKNINAVQSQELIDRLTAENASVAEVYHQLQQLAGDRLLVDKSPTYASNRETLSKAETIFKGAKYIHLVRHPYSVVESFARMRMDKLVGGNSDPYQLAELIWRESNQNILDLAQEIDPERYHLVYYEDLVSKPQEVLTDICNFLEIPFDRAVLTPYQGDRMTDGVNDTAMSLGDPNFLNHQKIDAQLAQTWKNIQLPNILGTYTQQLARQLKYELPYEANTDVVDLLMEETLITIRGLKICLCTWGPEEGPLVLCLHGILEQGAAWSEVAIRLAQKGYRVIAPDLRGHGRSDRVGKGGSYNLIDFLGDIDAIVEILAGKAFILVGHSLGSVLGAIFATIRPQRIKNIVLVETILPTLNEDEDPTTTLTNQLNSMATPPEHPVFPNVEAAAERLCKATPAISLSLAMMLAERITEPCEGGVRWRWEPLLRTRAGISLNGIGRSRYLKLLKKIKVPITLVYGDKSNFNRIEDLNNQQEAMPNATKVVVSGGHNLPLEAPSALAKIISGAVAFTNKLIP, from the coding sequence TTGAGCAAGCAAATAACCCTAATAGACCGATTACAAGAACAAGCAAGTATTCAACCTAGCAAACGGGCATTTACTTTCTTGGCTGACGGTGAAACTGAGATCGATAATCTCACGTATCAACAACTCAATGAGAAAGCGAAGGCGATCGCTTTTATCTTGCAAAATCGAAATGCTAAAGGGCAAAGAGCATTACTGCTCTATCAGCCAGGGCTAGATTTTATTACAGCTTTCTTGGGTTGCTTGTATGCAGGAGTGGTAGCCGTTCCTGTATATCCACCCCGATCCAATCGTTCTATTGAGAGGTTACTGGCGATCGTAGCTGATGCAGAAGCTAATTTTGCCCTCACGACAAAATCTATTCAGGAGCAGGTTGCCAGCAAGTTTGCCAGTCATAATGCTACCGAAAAAGTTGCCTTTCTTGCCACTGATACTTTTGAACTAAGTTTGGCCACAGGTTGGCAGTACAGTGCGATCTCTTCAGACAGTCTGGCTTTTTTGCAATATACCAGTGGTTCAACGGGCAAGCCTAAAGGAGTGATGGTTAGCCATGGTAATTTAATTGCCAACACCAAAACAATTCAGCGTTGCTTTGGCAACGAGCGGGAACATACGCTAGTATCTTGGCTTCCTCCCTATCACGATATGGGTTTAATCGGCTCGATTATCCAGCCTGTTTTTGTTGGTTCTTCAATGTACCTAATGGCACCCGTAACCTTCTTACAGCGTCCTTATCGTTGGCTAGAGGCAATATCTCGCTATGGAGCGCAAACTAATGGAGGGCCAAATTTTGCCTACGATCTCTGTGTAGAGCGGGTTACTCCTGAGCAGAAAGCAACTTTAAATTTAAGCTGTTGGGAGCTGGCTTTTTCTGGGGCCGAGCCAATTAGAGCCGAAACCATAGAACGTTTTAGTGAATATTTTCGTGACTGTGGATTTGAACGTCGGGCTTTCTACCCTTGCTATGGCATGGCGGAATCTACCTTGATGATTACGGGAAGCACAAGAGGCAATGAACCTATTACTGCTAGCTTCGATATCAAAGAACTAGAAGAGAATCGCGCTGTTGTCTCCAGTAATCAGGATAGTATTACCCTAGTTAGTAGCGGTAATAATACCCCAGGACAAAGTATTGCGATCGTCAATCCTCAAACCCTAAACCAATATTCTGAGGGTAAAGTTGGCGAAATTTGGGCAAAAAGCGATAGTGTCGCCCAAGGATATTGGAATCGTCCCGACTTAAGTGTTCATAGCTTTGATGCGGTATTAACTGATACCCAGGAAGCAGGTTGGTTACGAACAGGAGATTTAGGTTTTCTACAAGACGGAGAATTGTTTGTCACAGGACGTTTAAAAGATTTAATTATTATTCGCGGACGCAATTACTATCCACAGGATCTTGAACTAACCGTTGACAATGCTCATGAAGCTATTAGCGGGGGAAATACCGCAGCCTTTGCCGTGGAAGTGGCTGGTGAAGAACAGCTTGTAATTACTCCCGAAATTAAGCGAACTTCTTTGCGTAAGCTGAATGTGGAAGAAGTTACTAAAGCAATTAAAAGTGCGATCGCCCAAGAGCACGAACTACAAACCCACGCCATAGTTCTACTCAAAACAGGCAGCATTCCCAAAACATCTAGCGGTAAAATTCAGCGTCATGCCTGTAAAGCAGGATATTTAGCTGGTAGTTTGAATGGCGTTGGCGAGTATAAGTCAAAAGTCACAAGTAGGAGCGAGATTTTTGTCCAGCCTGAATCTAATCAAAAACAAAATCAGATTCAAGATTGGTTAATTGAAAATCTGGCGCAGCGTTTGGGTGTACCTACCTCAGAAATAGAGATCGACGAACCCTTTGCTAGTTTAGGTTTAAATTCTGTGGCTGCCGTTAGTCTGTCCGCCGATTTAGAAGACTGGCTCAAAATTAAGCTTTCTCCTACTGTGGTTTACGACTATCCGAATATTGTCGAACTTGCTGCTTATTTATCCCAGTCACCAGTCAATAGTCAACAGTCACCAGTCAATAGTCAACAGTTAACAGTTAACAGTAATCAAACGGAAATAGCTATTATCGGCATCGGATGTCGTTTTCCTGGGGCAAACAATCCCGAACAATTTTGGCAGCTATTACAAGAAGGTAAAGACGCAATTACTAAAAGCGATCGCTGGGAAGGAGCAAGCTGGGGTGGCTTTATTGATGATGTAGACCAATTTGACCCACAGTTTTTTGGGATAACTCCCCGTGAAGCTCAAAGTATCGATCCACAGCAAAGGCTCTTGTTGGAGGTAAGCTGGTCAGCTTTAGAAGATGCAGCAATAACCACTCAAAAATTAACCAGTAGTAATACTGGTGTGTTTATCGGGATCAGCAGTAGCGATTACTCTCAGTTGAGATTCCACTATGGGGTAGACGTAGATGCTTACTTAGGCACGGGAAATGCTCATAGTATCGCTGCTAATCGCCTTTCTTATCTTTTAGATCTAAAAGGCCCTTCATTGGCGGTAGATACCGCTTGTTCTTCTTCTCTAGTGGCATTACATTTGGCTAGTCAGAGTTTGAAAACTGGAGAATGCAATCTGGCGATCGCTGGTGGCGTTAATTTGATCTTGACCCCCGAACTAACTCAAACTTTCTCGATTGCTGGGATGATGGCCGAAGATGGACGCTGCAAAACTTTTGATGCTGATGCGGATGGATATGTTCGCGGAGAAGGCTGCGGAGTTGTCATTCTCAAGCGGTTGGCTGATGCTCGACGAGACGGCGATCGCATTTTGGCGGTTATTAAAGGCTCGGCAATCAATCAAGATGGGCGTAGCAATGGTTTGACTGCTCCGAATGGATTATCGCAACAGGAAGTTATTCGTCAGGCTTTGGCTAATGCTAATGTTGCTGCTACCGAAATTAGCTACATTGAGTCTCACGGTACAGGAACATCTTTGGGCGATCCGATTGAAGTTAATTCCCTCAAAGCTGTTTTGGGTCAAGCAGAACACTTTTGTTACCTGGGATCGCTTAAAACCAATATTGGTCACCTAGAAGCAGCAGCAGGAATTGCGGGGTTAATTAAAACGGTACTTTGTTTGCAAAACAAAGCCATCCCACCTAACCTACACTTTAAACAGCTAAATCCGCTGATTGATTTATCAGACACTAAAATTACCGTGCCTCAGCAGCTACAGCCTTGGCATTCAGAAATTAGATATGCTGGGGTCAGCTCTTTTGGGTTTGGCGGCACAAATGCTCATGTGATTCTCGAAGACGGCGAGACAGCCATCCAAGGCTCGGAGCGAGAAATATTGCTCGAACGTCCGTTTGAGCTGTTAACTCTATCAGCCAAAACTGAACCAGCACTAAAGGATTTGGTATTGAGCTACCAAGATTATCTAGCAAGTAATCCAGAGGCTACCTTAGCTGATATCTGCTATACGGCTAATGTTGGGCGTACCCATTTTAACCATCGTCTGGCGATCGCCGTCAATTCTAAGGCGCAATTACAGCAAAAACTAGCAAGTTTGAGCGCGTCACAATCAGAAAAAGGAATTGTTTATGGTGATGCTAAAAATAATCATCAAATAGCGTTTCTGTTTACAGGACAAGGTTCGCAATATGTGAATATGGGCGCTCAACTATATAAAACCCAACCAGTCTTTAAACAGGCGATCGATCGCTGCGCCCAAATCCTGAATTCATATTTAGACCAACCCCTGCTTGATGTTCTCTATCCTGATGCCTCATCCTTCATCCTGCATCCTTCATCCCTTCTCGATGAAACCGTTTATACTCAGCCAGCGATTTTTGCTCTGGAATATGCTGTGGCGCAGATGTGGCTCAACTGGGGAGTTAAACCCGCAGCCTTAATCGGACATAGCGTGGGGGAATACGTTGCTGCTACTTTAGCAGGGGTGTTTAGTTTAGCTGACGCTTTAAAGCTAGTGGCTACAAGAGGTAAGCTGATGCAAAGCTTGTCTCAAGCAGGAGATATGTTTGCGGTATTTGTCGATGAGGCTACTGTCAAGTCAACAATTGAACCTTTTGGCGATCACATTGCGATCGCCGCTATCAATACTCCTCAAAGTATTGTCATTTCTGGGGAGAAAACTACAGTACAGGAAGTAGTTAGTAAGTTTGAGTCTCAGGGGATTAAGAGCAAACAGCTAAAGGTTTCTCATGCTTTCCATTCGCCGCTCATGAATCCGATTTTGGCGGAATTTAGGGCGGTTGCTGAGTCGGTTGAATATCTCGCACCTCAAGTAAAATTAATTTCTAACGTTACAGGTAATATAGCTACAGCCGAAATAGCGACTGCTGATTACTGGGTAAACCATGTGGTTGCTCCTGTGCGTTTTGCAGATGGGATGCAAACTTTGCAGCAAGAATGTAATATCTTTTTGGAAATTGGCTCAAAACCAATCTTAATCGGGATGGGACGCTCTACCCTAGCAACTGACAGTAAGGTCAATCCCGATCACCTATGGCTACCTAGTTTACGCCCCAAGAAGAAAGATTGGCAGCAAGTGTTGCAAAGTCTTGGCTCTTTATATGTCCGAGGGATAGCCGTTGATTGGCAAAATGTAGCACAAGGCAATAGCAGTCAGAAAATTGCTTTGCCTACCTATTCTTTCCAAAGACAAAGCTATTGGTTAACTAAAGCCGCTAATACTAACAGCAAGGTGGAGGTGTATCTACCATCGGGTAATCAGTCTGAGTCTCAACCTCCTGATTTTTATCAGATCGAGTGGCAGGTATATCCACCAGAATTAAGCGTCGAGTTACAATCCGATTACAGTTGGCTAATTTTTGCCGATGATCGTGGCTTAGGTAAGCAGCTTGCCGCTAAATTAACCCAACAGCAGCAGCATTGTACTGTTATTAGCGATCGCCATCTCGATTCAGCTAATTTAACCCAGATATTGAGCAAACATCACAGCCTAGACAAAATTATTTATCTGACAAGCTTAGATAATCCTCAAGCAGAAACCATTACAGCCATAAATAACTATCAGCAGCAACACTGTACCAATATTTTAAATTTGATTCAGGCTTTGTCCGCCAACTCGCTTAATGCGCCGATCTGGCTAGCTACTAGAGGAAATCAAATTGAGCAGAATTTAGGTAGTGATGTCATTGCTTCTAGCTGTCTCTGGGGATTGGCCAATGCGATCGCGCTCGAACATCCTGAGTATTGGGGCGGCATTCTCGATCTGGCTAGCAAACCTACTGGGAATGAAGCCGATCGCGTGCTGGAAGTTATTGCCGCTGACAGTAAAGAAGATCGCGTGGCAATACGCCCAGAAAAATTATATGTACCTCGTTTGCAAAAAGCATCAGGTATAAATTCAAATAAAACCCTAAAATTGAATCCTGATGGTTCTTATCTAATTACAGGAGGATTAGGTTCATTGGGTTTGCAGGTTGCTCGGTGGTTAGCCCAGAAAGGTGCTAAGCATCTATTGCTACTAGGAAGAAACCAACCTTCAGAACACGCCCAACAAGCGATTGACAAATTAGAACAGCAGGGCGTTGTCGTTGAGCCCATTCTGGTTGATATCACTGATTATGAGGCACTAAAAAAGATTGTCTTTTCATCTCCAATCAAGGGAATTATTCATGCTGCGGGAATCTTAGATGATGGTTTGTTACAGAGGCAAACCTGGGCGAGATTCAACCGAGTAATTGCGCCAAAAGTTACAGGTGCTTGGAATTTACATTGCTTAACTAAAGACATCGAGCTAGACTTCATGGTGCTGTTTTCTTCTGCCGTTGCGATGATTGGTTCACCAGGACAAGGTAACTACAGCATTGCTAACACAGGTTTAGATGCGATCGCTCGTTATCGCCGTAGTCTCAATTTACCTGCCTTGAGTATTAATTGGGGTGCTTGGGGAGATAGCGGCATGGCGGTTAAGCAAGGGTTCAACGTCAAAGGTGTGGAGTTGATTCAGCCTGAGGCTGGATTATTCGCTTTAGAGCAGTTGCTAACTAGTGAATCAACTCAGGTAGGAGTGATTAGGGCTGACTGGCAGCAGTTAAGTCAAAAGCTGACTTATCTACAAAAGTCCAACTACTTCTCGCAGTTAGTTACTCAGCCAAAAGACAAAACTGAAACGCGGATCTATCAAGAATTACTGGCAACCTCAATTGAAAAACGTCCCGAATATCTGACTCAATATCTGCAAAAGGCGATCGCCGAAATACTCCAAATTCAGCCAGACAATTTATCGCTCGACGATAGTTTGCTAGATCTGGGCATGGATTCTTTGATGGTGATGGAAGCGATCAACCAGCTAAAAACAGATCTTCAGTTAATTCTCTATCCTAGAGAGTTTTACGAACGCCCTCGGATCGACAACTTAGCGGCGTATTTAGCCACAGAATTTGCTAAAGCTCATGAACAAACAGTTAAATCGACTAAAAAAGCCAGTCATGCGCCAAAAATTAATTTATTAACGGATAAACTACCTCCTGCTGCCTTTATACTCTCCAGTCCTCGTTCTGGTTCAACTTTGTTGCGAGTTATGCTAGCAGGACATCCTAGCTTATCTTCTCCTCCCGAACTGCACCTGTTGCCTTTTGATACTATGGCAGAGCGAAAACAAGAATTAGGGGTTTCTCAGCTAGGAGAAGGGCTAAAACGGGCTTTTATGTCCTTAAAAAATATTAATGCAGTCCAAAGTCAAGAATTAATCGATCGCTTAACAGCTGAAAATGCTTCCGTTGCTGAAGTTTATCATCAGCTACAGCAGTTAGCGGGCGATCGCCTTTTAGTTGACAAATCTCCTACCTACGCCAGTAACCGCGAAACTTTGTCCAAAGCAGAAACTATCTTTAAAGGTGCTAAATACATTCATTTAGTGCGCCATCCCTACTCGGTAGTCGAATCATTTGCGCGGATGCGGATGGATAAGTTAGTCGGCGGTAACTCCGATCCTTATCAGTTAGCGGAATTAATTTGGCGCGAAAGTAACCAAAACATTCTCGACTTGGCGCAAGAAATCGACCCCGAACGCTATCATCTAGTTTATTACGAAGATTTGGTCAGTAAACCTCAAGAAGTATTGACGGATATCTGTAACTTTCTGGAGATTCCTTTCGATCGAGCCGTATTAACTCCCTACCAAGGCGATCGCATGACCGATGGTGTTAACGACACCGCAATGTCTTTAGGCGATCCCAATTTCCTTAATCACCAAAAGATTGATGCCCAGCTAGCCCAAACTTGGAAAAATATTCAGCTTCCTAATATTTTAGGTACTTATACCCAACAGCTTGCCAGACAACTGAAGTATGAACTCCCTTATGAAGCCAATACTGATGTTGTCGATTTACTGATGGAAGAAACCTTAATTACGATCAGAGGTTTAAAAATTTGTTTATGTACCTGGGGACCAGAAGAAGGACCTTTAGTACTCTGCTTACACGGCATTTTAGAACAGGGTGCAGCTTGGTCAGAAGTAGCAATTCGCTTAGCCCAAAAAGGTTATCGGGTAATTGCCCCAGACTTACGAGGACACGGTAGAAGCGATCGCGTCGGTAAAGGCGGTTCATACAACCTGATCGACTTTCTAGGGGATATTGATGCTATTGTCGAAATTCTGGCAGGAAAAGCCTTTATTCTGGTGGGACATTCATTAGGTTCGGTTTTAGGAGCAATTTTTGCTACTATTAGACCCCAAAGAATCAAAAATATCGTCTTGGTAGAGACTATTTTGCCTACGCTGAATGAAGATGAAGATCCCACAACTACTTTGACAAATCAATTAAACTCGATGGCTACGCCTCCAGAACATCCTGTATTCCCTAATGTGGAAGCAGCAGCAGAACGTTTATGCAAGGCGACTCCAGCAATTTCTCTTTCCTTGGCAATGATGTTAGCCGAAAGAATTACTGAACCCTGCGAAGGCGGTGTGCGATGGCGTTGGGAACCCCTATTACGTACTAGGGCTGGAATTAGTCTCAATGGTATTGGGCGATCGCGCTACTTAAAACTATTAAAGAAAATCAAAGTACCAATTACCCTAGTTTATGGAGATAAAAGTAATTTCAACCGTATCGAAGACTTAAATAATCAGCAAGAAGCAATGCCCAATGCTACTAAAGTTGTCGTTTCTGGGGGACATAATCTACCCCTAGAAGCACCTTCGGCGTTGGCAAAAATTATCAGTGGTGCGGTAGCCTTTACCAATAAATTAATTCCTTAA
- a CDS encoding mechanosensitive ion channel, with translation MAQILSNISSLNPMLLAQANPGNRSVDQFFQSQLGVDIWSLIKALLIFVVGWIIALIVKAVVKKILNSTDIDNRLAAAITGQRSAESFPIESWIANLIFWIIMLFVIIAALNALNLQAVSAPLNTLLDQIAGFIPKLLGAAFLLAIAWVVATIVKTIVTRGLRVLNIERRLGLSSSDTGDFSLTDTLGNALYWFIFLLFLPAILNALQLNGTLEPVQGMLNQILSMLPNILGAIIIAAIFWFVATIVKRIVTNLLAATGVDNIGRKFGLGRTTANQSLSSIIGTIVFVLILIPGIISALEQLQISAISAPATDMLNQVLEFIPKLFAAGVVLALFYMAGHFVSEFVSNILTNVGFNNLFQWLGISAATTGTQGPPPSARPFPQEPTDLGMGTEQPTIIQTEPTMGTKSPSELVGLLCLVGIMLVATLTAVDILGIPALEDVFRVILAIAGQVLIGLIVFAIGLYLANLAYNLIVSSGTSQSQFLAQCARVAIITLVGAMALNRMGIAPNIVNLAFGLILGGIAVAIALAFGLGGREVAREELKSWVSSFRGK, from the coding sequence ATGGCACAAATACTTAGTAATATTTCGTCACTTAATCCCATGCTGTTAGCACAAGCTAACCCTGGAAATAGATCTGTAGATCAATTTTTCCAATCTCAATTGGGAGTTGATATTTGGAGCTTGATCAAAGCACTCCTGATTTTTGTTGTGGGATGGATCATTGCCCTAATTGTCAAAGCAGTGGTCAAAAAAATTCTCAACAGTACTGATATAGACAATAGACTTGCTGCTGCTATCACAGGACAAAGAAGCGCAGAATCTTTTCCGATTGAAAGTTGGATCGCCAACCTGATCTTTTGGATCATTATGCTGTTTGTGATTATAGCTGCTTTAAATGCGCTAAATTTACAGGCGGTATCTGCACCTCTAAATACCCTGCTAGACCAGATTGCTGGCTTTATTCCCAAACTTTTAGGGGCTGCCTTCTTACTGGCTATTGCCTGGGTTGTAGCTACTATTGTCAAGACAATAGTGACTAGAGGGTTAAGAGTATTAAACATCGAACGGCGTTTAGGCTTAAGTTCGTCAGATACTGGGGATTTTTCCCTGACTGATACTTTAGGAAACGCTCTTTACTGGTTTATATTTCTACTGTTCCTACCAGCAATACTGAATGCTTTGCAGTTAAACGGAACGCTTGAGCCAGTTCAAGGAATGCTCAATCAAATACTGTCAATGCTACCAAACATTCTTGGAGCAATCATCATTGCTGCTATATTTTGGTTTGTAGCAACTATTGTCAAGCGGATTGTGACTAATCTCTTGGCTGCTACTGGCGTAGACAATATTGGACGAAAATTTGGACTCGGGCGCACTACTGCCAACCAATCATTATCTTCAATTATTGGCACTATAGTTTTTGTGCTGATTTTGATCCCAGGTATTATTTCGGCGTTAGAACAGCTGCAAATAAGTGCCATATCCGCTCCAGCAACGGATATGCTCAATCAAGTACTAGAATTTATTCCCAAACTATTTGCTGCTGGCGTAGTTTTGGCTTTATTTTATATGGCAGGGCACTTTGTCTCTGAGTTTGTCAGTAATATCTTGACCAATGTTGGTTTTAACAACTTGTTTCAGTGGTTGGGTATCTCAGCGGCAACTACAGGTACTCAAGGACCTCCGCCTAGCGCGCGTCCTTTTCCACAAGAGCCGACTGACTTGGGTATGGGGACAGAACAGCCAACGATAATTCAAACCGAACCCACCATGGGTACAAAATCACCTTCAGAGCTAGTTGGTTTGCTCTGCTTGGTGGGAATCATGCTAGTTGCTACTTTAACAGCAGTAGATATTTTAGGAATTCCTGCTTTAGAAGATGTCTTCCGAGTTATTTTAGCGATCGCAGGTCAAGTTTTGATCGGCCTAATTGTTTTTGCAATTGGTTTATATCTAGCTAATTTAGCGTACAACCTGATCGTGTCTTCAGGCACATCACAGTCGCAATTTTTAGCACAGTGCGCTCGGGTAGCCATAATTACCCTAGTTGGTGCGATGGCTCTTAATCGGATGGGGATTGCACCCAATATAGTTAACCTGGCATTTGGCTTAATTCTAGGGGGAATTGCGGTAGCGATCGCGTTAGCCTTTGGTCTAGGTGGCCGAGAAGTTGCCAGAGAAGAACTGAAATCTTGGGTTAGCTCCTTTAGAGGAAAATAA
- a CDS encoding SRPBCC family protein translates to MSSQVFEQSIRIAASSVITEECLTDLKLMHRWLNPMLRCEPIGTWSTQVGSLSRFTLKIPLLQPSLRSVVSQREPGLIVWEFDGFFKGRDRWECQPSKNGTFLLNRFEFEIPNPIISWGFNNFAINLTKKDMQAQLRRLKKVAEEVYRNSDH, encoded by the coding sequence ATGTCGTCTCAAGTTTTTGAACAATCTATTCGGATCGCCGCAAGTTCTGTAATTACTGAAGAATGTTTAACTGACTTAAAACTAATGCATCGTTGGCTAAACCCCATGTTGCGCTGTGAACCTATTGGTACCTGGAGTACTCAAGTTGGCAGTCTGAGCCGTTTTACGCTCAAAATTCCTCTACTACAACCAAGTCTCAGGAGTGTAGTGTCCCAAAGAGAGCCAGGTCTTATTGTTTGGGAGTTTGACGGCTTTTTTAAAGGGCGCGATCGCTGGGAATGTCAGCCCTCAAAAAACGGCACTTTTTTACTAAATCGCTTTGAATTTGAAATTCCCAATCCGATAATTAGCTGGGGATTTAATAATTTTGCCATCAATTTAACTAAAAAAGATATGCAAGCTCAATTAAGACGCTTAAAAAAAGTGGCAGAAGAAGTGTATCGTAACAGTGACCACTAA